The proteins below come from a single Holdemania massiliensis genomic window:
- a CDS encoding MraY family glycosyltransferase, with product MLHLIEGAFPFFALPFVISLICVPIAKRIGFALKVYAVENNRTVHHGKIVQMGGLAVFVAFMISMACFLKADSTINGILIGGSVVFLGGLLDDMINLSPLKKLLFEVAGALIAILVGGIGLTSITLPFGIEINMMPFSFLVSFVWIVGVTNAINLIDGLDGLSAGICFIVVCTIGFIGFFMGRRDIPVISLILAGSIAGFLPYNFHPASIFQGDCGALFLGFTLACLSLLGFKTTTFITLGFPVIILFVPISDTLIAMIRRKLSGKGIMQADRSHLHHILMYKLKLGHRNTVLVLYLVTILFGGCAVLSYFNEQWGLILLIVLTFVAEIFIEATEMINPKWHPLLGLCRRLTGHPKKKVLLEETDPSDASEILTEAESDIEETESMDAAEPDEDSQN from the coding sequence ATGCTGCATTTGATTGAAGGCGCCTTTCCGTTCTTTGCACTGCCGTTTGTGATTTCCTTGATCTGCGTACCGATTGCCAAGCGCATCGGGTTTGCCTTAAAGGTCTACGCGGTGGAAAATAACCGGACGGTACATCACGGAAAGATAGTGCAGATGGGCGGTTTGGCCGTTTTCGTCGCCTTTATGATTTCCATGGCCTGTTTCCTGAAGGCGGATTCGACCATTAACGGCATCCTGATCGGAGGCTCGGTGGTCTTTTTGGGCGGCTTGCTCGACGATATGATTAATCTGTCGCCGTTAAAAAAACTCTTGTTTGAAGTCGCCGGGGCGCTGATCGCAATCTTAGTCGGAGGGATTGGTTTAACTTCGATTACTTTGCCGTTTGGAATTGAAATCAATATGATGCCGTTTTCCTTTTTGGTATCCTTTGTCTGGATCGTCGGCGTGACGAATGCGATCAATCTGATCGACGGCCTTGACGGCTTGTCGGCAGGCATCTGCTTTATCGTGGTCTGCACGATTGGGTTTATCGGCTTCTTTATGGGACGGCGGGATATTCCGGTCATTTCATTGATTCTGGCAGGTTCCATCGCTGGTTTTCTGCCGTACAACTTCCATCCAGCTTCAATTTTCCAGGGTGACTGCGGGGCGCTGTTTCTGGGCTTTACGCTGGCGTGCCTGTCGTTGCTGGGATTTAAGACAACCACGTTTATTACGTTAGGGTTTCCGGTCATTATTCTGTTCGTTCCAATTTCGGATACGTTGATCGCGATGATCCGGCGCAAGCTGAGCGGAAAAGGAATCATGCAGGCAGACCGCTCCCATCTGCATCATATTCTCATGTATAAACTGAAATTGGGACACCGCAATACCGTGCTGGTGCTGTATCTGGTAACGATTTTATTTGGCGGCTGCGCGGTGCTGAGTTATTTCAATGAACAGTGGGGACTTATCCTGTTAATTGTTCTGACGTTTGTCGCTGAGATTTTCATCGAAGCGACGGAGATGATCAATCCGAAATGGCATCCATTGCTGGGCTTGTGCCGACGGCTGACAGGCCATCCGAAAAAGAAAGTCTTATTGGAGGAAACGGATCCCAGTGATGCCAGTGAGATTCTGACGGAAGCGGAATCTGATATAGAAGAAACAGAAAGCATGGATGCGGCAGAACCGGATGAAGACTCCCAGAATTAA
- a CDS encoding LysR family transcriptional regulator, whose amino-acid sequence MELTQLRYFAAVAELQHVTRAAERMHVAQPAITKSIQRLEAELGVPLIASRGRNIILTEYGCALYGMLQEPLELLNQIPDQMQQLVHRSACTLHINVLAASNAVTEAVIAYKHDHAEILFSIMQNELAQICDLSIDTLTDQQERSERSANSVSFKERIMLAVPSHSIYSSLNAIDLRELRDEGFICLAGNRKFRKICDQFCLAAGFHPKIIFESDSPATVRNLIGAGSGIGFWPEHTWGEFGEDVKLIPISNPQCSRELRISLHPQDSARLTLVHPFYHYLIHYFKALFEA is encoded by the coding sequence ATGGAGTTAACCCAGCTTCGCTACTTTGCCGCGGTTGCTGAACTCCAGCACGTCACCCGTGCTGCTGAAAGAATGCATGTCGCTCAGCCGGCCATTACCAAATCCATTCAGCGTTTGGAAGCTGAACTCGGCGTACCGCTGATCGCTTCCCGCGGACGCAATATCATCCTGACGGAGTATGGCTGCGCTCTGTATGGCATGCTGCAGGAACCTCTGGAGCTACTCAACCAGATTCCGGATCAAATGCAGCAGCTCGTTCATCGCAGCGCCTGTACACTGCACATCAATGTTCTGGCAGCCTCCAATGCTGTGACGGAAGCCGTCATCGCCTATAAGCATGATCACGCTGAAATCTTATTTTCGATTATGCAAAACGAACTGGCGCAGATCTGTGATCTTTCAATCGATACGCTGACAGATCAGCAGGAACGCTCTGAACGATCCGCCAATTCCGTTTCGTTTAAAGAACGGATCATGTTAGCTGTTCCCTCCCACTCGATTTACAGCAGTCTGAATGCGATTGATCTCAGGGAGTTAAGAGATGAAGGCTTCATCTGTCTGGCCGGCAACCGAAAGTTCAGGAAAATTTGCGATCAGTTCTGTCTGGCGGCCGGGTTTCATCCCAAGATCATCTTTGAAAGCGACAGTCCGGCAACAGTGCGCAATCTGATCGGCGCCGGCAGCGGAATCGGCTTCTGGCCTGAGCATACCTGGGGTGAATTCGGCGAAGATGTAAAGCTCATCCCGATTTCCAATCCCCAATGCAGCCGAGAACTGCGGATTTCTCTGCATCCGCAGGACAGCGCACGATTGACATTGGTCCATCCGTTTTATCATTATCTGATCCATTACTTTAAAGCCTTATTTGAAGCTTAA
- a CDS encoding MATE family efflux transporter — protein sequence MNKDLTVGKPASVLWQYSLPLFGSILFQQLYNIADSFVAGRWIGTSALAAVGNSYEITLIYIAFAFGCNIGTSVVVARHFGSKNYSRLKTTVTTSLIASVVIGLLLMGMGLIGADFLLRLIQTPAEIFGDSLEYLLIYLGGFLFLLVYNIATGIFSALGDSRTPFYFLAVSSVTNVFVDILFVAQFQMGVAGVAWATFLCQGIAAALALGVVIKRLKSLPESEKAPWFSADCLKELSLIAIPSILQQGFISVGNIMIQSMINGFGMAAVGGYSAAVKLNNMTITSVTAIGNGMSNYTAQNAGAGLPDRIEAGLSAGIKLAVGIAFVFTGLYLLAGPVFVGLFITDGNQAALSAGVLFLRIVSPFYLVIAVKLIADGILRGVNRMKLFMSATLTDLVIRVVCAAVFSRGLGLTGIWLSWPIGWIIAASLSLFFYHAVKQQRFDIPQTDIRLETAEEAAQAQWVQREA from the coding sequence ATGAATAAAGATCTGACCGTAGGAAAACCGGCATCGGTACTGTGGCAATATTCGCTTCCGCTCTTCGGCAGCATTCTGTTTCAGCAGCTTTACAACATTGCCGACAGTTTTGTTGCCGGACGCTGGATTGGGACCTCAGCGCTCGCGGCTGTGGGCAATTCCTATGAGATAACATTAATTTATATCGCTTTTGCCTTCGGCTGCAATATCGGAACTTCTGTGGTGGTCGCCCGGCACTTCGGTTCAAAGAATTACAGCCGTTTAAAAACAACGGTGACGACTTCGCTGATTGCCAGCGTCGTCATCGGTCTGCTGCTGATGGGAATGGGGTTGATCGGCGCTGACTTTCTGTTAAGACTCATTCAGACGCCGGCGGAAATCTTCGGCGATTCCTTGGAATACTTGCTGATTTATTTAGGCGGCTTTCTGTTTTTGTTGGTTTATAACATTGCGACCGGAATTTTTTCGGCATTGGGCGATTCGCGCACGCCTTTCTATTTTCTGGCCGTATCTTCGGTGACGAATGTGTTTGTCGATATTCTGTTTGTGGCTCAGTTTCAGATGGGCGTAGCCGGTGTGGCCTGGGCGACATTTCTTTGCCAGGGGATCGCGGCAGCTTTGGCACTGGGCGTTGTCATAAAGCGTTTGAAAAGTTTGCCGGAGAGTGAAAAAGCTCCTTGGTTTTCCGCAGACTGCTTGAAAGAATTAAGCTTGATTGCCATTCCCAGTATTTTGCAGCAGGGATTCATCTCTGTGGGCAACATCATGATTCAAAGCATGATCAATGGCTTCGGCATGGCAGCGGTCGGCGGTTATTCCGCGGCAGTGAAGCTGAATAACATGACGATTACTTCCGTGACTGCGATCGGCAATGGAATGTCCAATTATACAGCGCAGAATGCCGGCGCCGGCTTGCCGGATCGAATTGAAGCGGGATTATCGGCCGGAATTAAGCTGGCAGTGGGGATTGCCTTCGTTTTCACCGGGCTGTATCTGCTGGCTGGACCGGTGTTTGTCGGTTTGTTTATCACCGACGGCAATCAGGCGGCGTTATCCGCAGGCGTTCTGTTTCTGCGGATTGTTTCTCCGTTCTATCTGGTCATCGCAGTAAAACTGATCGCGGATGGTATCCTGCGGGGAGTCAATCGCATGAAGCTGTTTATGAGTGCAACGCTGACAGATTTGGTCATTCGGGTCGTCTGCGCGGCGGTTTTCTCCAGAGGATTAGGCCTGACTGGGATTTGGCTGTCCTGGCCAATCGGCTGGATCATCGCGGCTTCCTTATCGCTGTTTTTCTATCATGCGGTGAAGCAGCAGCGCTTTGATATTCCGCAAACCGATATCCGTCTGGAAACAGCGGAAGAAGCGGCACAAGCCCAATGGGTTCAGCGCGAAGCCTGA